acttggttGACCCTGTTCAACTTTTACATCAGTGGagagacccccacagagcagttgtgatgtggtggtggatcattctcagcgatgtgtctgtgtgtgtcgtgcttgtacgagtggatcagacacagcagtgcgactggagtttttttaaaacctcactgagaatagtccaccaaccaaaattatTCACTACTCAAAAAATACCTGCTCTggggtggtcctgtgggggtcctgacaatgaaagaaaaagggtggagcaacagatagactactGTCTggaattatagaactacaaaatgcataAATACAGTCAGTGGACAACAGCCGTAGGAACGACAAAGAGGGAGCAATGCTATGGTGCTAAATAATgctaattaatattttttccttCTGATGTTTAGTGTACGTCATGGCCTTGGGAAACACTTTGAATTCTCACAGGACTTTTATGGAACGACTAAAGCTTTTGTCCAAAATCCATGAGGTGGGGTCTGTGGATGACTGTCATTTCATCTTAGCTTTTGTCCCCATCGTGTCTCGCGCTGGAACAGACATTGAAGCTGCTCTTCAGAAGATTCCTGGTAAATACGGGACATAATGTGTTATAAAACTGCTGAAATCTAAATTAGACAAATCTAAAacaggttttctctctctttctctgtcctaGCGAACTGCCCTGTTTTTCTAGTGGTGCTCCACCACACATTTGATCCATATTTCGTAGTCCCAGACAGCAAACTCAGTGTAAAGAGGAGCAATGTAGACACTGTGGACTGTCTGCACCATGAAGACCGAGGTCTGCTGAGATGCCAGCGCAACGACGAGGCTCTGAGAACTGTAACTCAGCGTCTATCAGAACGAAGTACAACCACTGTGGACATGGAATCGGTAAGTAAAGGCTCAAAGTGCTGAGTCATTCCAGTCCTGCAGGTTTGTGTACGGCATAGTGTTGTGAGGAGTTCAGTCCTTAGCTTGGGTTTGAATTTCATATAATGTAACTTAGAGCATTATATCTGTAACATCAGTAACAAGGCACACCATGATCATctctaactgcttatccagttcagggtcgtggtgggtccagagcctacccggaataattgggtgcaaggcgggaatacaccctggagggggcgccagtccttcacagggcaacacacacacactcacacatatggactcttttgagtcgcctaccaacctaccaacgtgtgtttttggagcgtgggaggaaaccagagcacccggaggaaacccacgcagacacagggagaacacaccacactcctcacagacagtcacccggaggaaacccacgcagacacagggagaacacaccacactcctcaagttcaagaagtttattgtcatttcagcattatacagtgtttacagtacacagtgaaacgaaatatcgttcctccaggaccaagttgctaaaatgaaaaaaacgttttttaaacaaataaaagcccGCTTGGTTCCGGAATAGCCGCTGCACATGTGTTGACGCACGCGCCGCCAGCTCAAGTGTGTGAGCTGGcagagacagtcaccgggaggaaacccacgcagacacagagagaacacaccacactcctcacagacagtcacccggaggaaacccacactgacacagggagaacacaccacactcctcacagacagtcacccggaggaaacccacactgacacagggagaacacaccacactcctcacagacagtcacccggaggaaacccacgcagacacagagagaacacactccatGATCAACAGTGTCTTAAATCCAGCGAATAATCAGCTCCTATTAATCGAAACCCTGCTCTGAAAACAAAAGACAGTGCATCCAATAAGATCAAAGGCCTCATGCTCCTTTTATACAGTGAtagaaaacagaacagaaaaggcTCCAGTTGCACAGATATTATTTAAATGACTCACAGAGACATGGTAAAGCTGTTCTTGGGCAGAATTAAAGGGgcctctctctgttttgtctccAGCACTGGGCTCATCTGATTTTAAATTTCACTCCCTTTTCCCTTGCCTTTAATTTTAGGATCAGTGGAGGAGAGGCAATACACAACCCTTCGGCTTCAACTGGGAGAATGTGAGTATTCCTACCATATGTTCGCTGTCAGATCAAAACCTCTTAACtccattttggtttgttttattttttgaacatactctgaaaacacacacagccctttTCATTGCATTGAAAGTTTTAAATAAACTGagccaaaaaatataaaactaaataaaacttGGCCAAAATATACTAGCAATAAAATACTGCATTGTTTTACATTAAGTAGCATATTTATGaacataatattattaaatatatttcagcagCTCACATGAGATTTGCACATTTGTACTCCCAGGCTGAAgtagtttatgctccatagagtgggtctcaTTGAGTGGGCGTTACAATATAGGAAGtacaaaaaagacaaacaaaaaacaaacaaaccatcaAACAATAACACAAGCTCATAGAGACCACAAAACCACACAGTTAGCAATGATGAGTAAAAGCAGCCAAACCAGAAGCAGCACTGATACTCAGAAATAAAACA
This window of the Hoplias malabaricus isolate fHopMal1 chromosome Y, fHopMal1.hap1, whole genome shotgun sequence genome carries:
- the LOC136679597 gene encoding uncharacterized protein, translated to MAHKVYVMALGNTLNSHRTFMERLKLLSKIHEVGSVDDCHFILAFVPIVSRAGTDIEAALQKIPANCPVFLVVLHHTFDPYFVVPDSKLSVKRSNVDTVDCLHHEDRGLLRCQRNDEALRTVTQRLSERSTTTVDMESDQWRRGNTQPFGFNWENILWMLALLSMIMNYMYFPFVWFLLLILLLLVVVVLLKTGYGKETPLLIFAVNTFVIVAYKLFT